From the genome of Motacilla alba alba isolate MOTALB_02 chromosome 13, Motacilla_alba_V1.0_pri, whole genome shotgun sequence, one region includes:
- the PCDH12 gene encoding protocadherin-12, which produces MPRPCGGPEDSPGMRWPAGQPMAARRSRGGSASSVLGLGRSALRLPALWWWYLFLSADAQEVATFTVRYRVLEEVPPGTVIGSLAEHFEGGESGEAAETFQLMETPGRFPLHVGSGDGVLSTAGRVDREQLCRHSDPCWVSFDVLAAQNPALIHVEVQVMDVNDNAPRFPTPELELEISESASLRTRIPLDRALDADAGPNARCSYALSPSEHFALEVISSSDGTRHAELVVVKEVDRELHSSFDLVLTATDHGEPPKSGTALIKVIVLDSNDNSPVFAESSLTVEVREDAQPGTLLVTVTATDPDQGPNGEIEYSLSRHAPPEVLSTFSIDARTGSLFLRLPLDYEETHAYELDVQARDLGANPIPAHCKVLVKVLDVNDNAPDVHVTWAAREPVLSEALPKDSFVALVTASDPDSGSNGQVLCSLSQGYEHFRLKRTNSHSFALLTNASLDRERRAEYNLTLVVRDMGDLSLAVLKHLTICISDVNDNAPAFEKAAYEAAVAENGEAPAFLLTVRATDPDLGSNGKVTYRILDPSALGLVSVDHITGDIFALQAFDYEQVRNLEFLVTAEDGGHPKLASNISIRLAVLDRNDNAPIITTPVLVGGVATLSVLVNVDTGCCWVVPGNGSTQGAAAVTNSTLVSCPANPFLFTIVARDVDSGINGALRYDLVGGDDAGLFILDPLLGQVSLNASNASSLAGSQRELLIRVSDQGDTPLHTLARLRLLFRRHGAFSKMSARDPGWPGLSVVLLICLAALLGGCVLLLALTLSLRKKDKKDGMAYNCREAEDARRQQQLKKPHRQIQKADIHLVPLLRGRPREPEPPRACQEEQPGTATPAAGASPQPPLHLTPTLYRTLRNQRTQKGSEEQQGAFELPVLQRRPCQPHRAKHSVREAVGPPEAPLHPKSLVKPPMGEPRVPAEQPVGAGGPEQPQPHQQILRSLVRLSLVALAEQSPTGEFAMESPPVQQISQLLSLLHQGQFQPKTNYRGNKYTAKNGSRAAGLDTGLDMDCLSTKDSGHGESEAGDRDSDSAFELSVQQLVGEELETLLEPQAELALKRLTAADPEWVARLSLPLTCSYKDNVFCPDSPCSPEDEEAARQEKPRTFETFGKGAGADPGGSGTRLASTFLSEMSTLFEMILSQKAQVHSEAGAGLLRQLSARGHSLGPGDAAPGL; this is translated from the exons ATGCCGAGGCCCTGCGGTGGCCCTGAGGACTCTCCGGGGATGCGGTGGCCGGCGGGACAGCCCATGGCAGCGCGGCGGAGCCGcgggggctctgccagcagcgtgctggggctgggccgcTCGGCACTGCGGCTGCCGGCGCTATGGTGGTGGTACCTGTTCCTGAGCGCCGATGCCCAGGAGGTGGCCACGTTCACGGTGCGGTACCGGGTGCTGGAGGAGGTGCCCCCAGGAACTGTCATAGGGAGCCTGGCCGAGCACTTCGAGGGCGGTGAGAGCGGCGAGGCGGCCGAGACCTTCCAGCTGATGGAGACCCCCGGCAGGTTCCCGCTGCACGTGGGTAGCGGGGATGGGGTGCTCAGCACGGCCGGGCGGGtggacagggagcagctgtgccgCCACAGTGATCCCTGCTGGGTGTCCTTCGACGTGCTGGCTGCCCAGAACCCGGCCCTGATCCACGTGGAGGTTCAGGTGATGGATGTCAACGACAACGCGCCGCGGTTCCCCACGCccgagctggagctggagatcTCAGAGAGCGCATCCCTGCGGACACGGATCCCGCTGGATCGAGCGCTGGATGCTGACGCTGGCCCCAATGCCCGCTGCTCCTACGCCCTCTCCCCCAGCGAGCACTTTGCTCTGGAGGTCATCTCTAGCTCCGATGGGACGAGACATGCGGAGCTCGTCGTGGTTAAGGAGGTGGACCGGGAGCTGCACTCCTCCTTCGACCTCGTGCTGACAGCCACGGATCACGGGGAGCCACCAAAATCAGGTACTGCTTTGATTAAAGTCATTGTCCTCGACTCCAATGACAACAGCCCCGTGTTTGCAGAGAGCTCCCTGACGGTGGAGGTTCGGGAGGACGCCCAGCCTGGGACCCTCCTCGTGACAGTCACGGCCACTGACCCCGACCAGGGTCCCAACGGGGAGATCGAGTACAGCCTGAGCAGGCACGCGCCCCCCGAGGTCCTGAGCACATTCAGCATCGATGCCCGCACGGGCAGCCTCTTCCTGAGGCTCCCTCTGGACTACGAGGAGACCCACGCCTACGAGCTGGACGTGCAGGCGCGGGACCTGGGCGCCAACCCCATTCCAGCCCACTGCAAGGTCCTGGTCAAGGTCCTGGATGTCAATGACAACGCTCCCGACGTCCATGTCACCTGGGCTGCGCGGGAGCCCGTGCTGTCTGAGGCCCTTCCCAAGGACAGCTTTGTGGCCCTGGTGACAGCCAGTGACCCCGACTCGGGAAGCAACGGGCAAgtgctctgctccctcagccaGGGCTATGAGCACTTCAGGCTGAAGAGGACCAACAGCCACAGCTTCGCGCTGCTGACCAACGCCTCGCTGGACCGCGAGCGGCGTGCCGAGTACAACCTGACGCTGGTGGTGCGGGACATGGGGGACCTGTCCCTGGCCGTGCTGAAACACCTCACCATCTGCATCAGTGATGTCAACGACAATGCTCCAGCCTTCGAGAAGGCCGCCTACGAGGCTGCTGTTGCTGAGAACGGTGAAGCACCTGCCTTCCTGCTCACTGTCCGTGCCACCGACCCCGACCTGGGCTCCAATGGGAAAGTCACATACAGGATCCTAGACCCCTCTGCTTTGGGGCTGGTCTCAGTCGACCACATCACTGGAGACATTTTTGCCCTCCAAGCTTTTGATTATGAGCAGGTGAGGAACCTAGAGTTCCTGGTGACAGCAGAGGATGGAGGGCATCCCAAGCTGGCATCCAACATCTCCATCAGACTGGCTGTGCTCGACCGGAATGACAACGCACCCATCATCACCACACCAGTGCTGGTGGGAGGGGTGGCCACGCTCTCTGTCCTGGTCAATGTGGAcactgggtgctgctgggtggtccctgggaatgggagcaCCCAGGGGGCCGCGGCAGTGACCAATTCCACACTGGTGTCGTGCCCTGCCAACCCCTTCCTCTTCACCATCGTGGCCAGGGATGTGGACTCCGGCATCAACGGGGCTCTCCGGTATGATCTGGTGGGTGGGGATGATGCCGGGCTCTTCATCCTGGACCCGCTCCTGGGGCAGGTGTCCCTCAACGCCAGCAATGCCAGCAGCCTGGCCGGCAGCCAGCGGGAGCTGCTGATCCGGGTGAGTGACCAGGGGGACACCCCCCTGCACACCCTGGCCCGGCTCCGCTTGCTGTTCCGGCGGCACGGGGCCTTCTCCAAGATGTCAGCGCGGGATCCCGGCTGGCCCGGTCTCTCCGTGGTGCTGCTGATCTGCCTGGCCGCTCTCCTGGGCGGCTgcgtgctgctgctggcgctgACCCTGTCCCTGCGCAAGAAGGACAAGAAGGACGGCATGGCCTACAACTGCCGGGAGGCAGAGGACGCccgcaggcagcagcagctcaagaAGCCGCACAGGCAGATCCAGAAGGCCGACATCCACCTGGTGCCGCTGCTCCGGGGCCGCCCCCGGGAGCCCGAGCCCCCCCGGGcctgccaggaggagcagcccgGCACAGCCACCCCTGCGGCCGGCGCGTCCCCGCAGCCTCCCCTCCACCTCACCCCCACTCTCTACAGGACCCTGAGGAATCAGAGGACACAAAAAGGCTcggaggagcagcagggtgcTTTCGAGCTGCCCGTCCTGCAGCGccggccctgccagccccacagagccaaaCACTCGGTGAGGGAGGCTGTGGGCCCCCCGGAGGCACCGCTGCACCCCAAGAGCCTGGTGAAGCCACCCATGGGAGAGCCCCGAGTGCCAGCCGAGCAGCCCGTGGGTGCGGGGGGACccgagcagccccagccccaccagcagaTCCTCAGGAGCCTGGTCCGGCTGTCGCTGGTGGCCCTGgcggagcagagcccgaccGGGGAGTTCGCCATGGAGTCGCCCCCAGTGCAG CAAatctcccagctgctctccctgctgcaccaGGGCCAATTCCAGCCCAAAACAAACTACAGGGGAAACAAGTACACGGCCAAGAACGGCAGCAG ggctgcagggctggacacGGGGCTGGACATGGACTGCCTGAGCACCAAGGACAGCGGGCACGGCGAGAGCGAGGCCGGGGACCGCGACTCCGACAGCGCCTTCGAGCTCTCCGTGCAGCAGCTcgtgggagaggagctggagaccCTCCTGGAGCCACAGGCAG agctggcCCTCAAGAGGCTGACAGCTGCAGACCCAGAGTGGGTGGCccggctgtccctgcccctcacCTGCAGCTACAAGGACAACGTCTTCTGCCCCGACTCGCCGTGCTCCCCTGAGGATGAGGAAGCTGCAAGGCAGGAGAAACCGAGGACCTTTGAGACCTTTGGCAAAGGTGCTGGGGCTGACCCTGGTGGCAGTGGGACAAGGCTGGCCAGCACCTTCCTGTCGGAGATGAGCACCCTGTTTGAGATGATCCTGTCCCAGAAGGCACAGGTGCACAGCGaggcgggcgcggggctgcTGCGGCAGCTGTCGGCCCGCGGGCACAGCCTCGGCCCGGGggatgctgctccagggctgtaG